The following is a genomic window from Plectropomus leopardus isolate mb unplaced genomic scaffold, YSFRI_Pleo_2.0 unplaced_scaffold16422, whole genome shotgun sequence.
CTTATTTTACcttcacttttcatttgttCTGTAGGCTACCTACATTTTGCTAGTTCATGTCTTATACTGTATTCACACTGGATAAGAATTTTCACAGCGCATTACTTTGTGCATACACAGCCGCTTGagtatttttggagcattttacaACTTGCAAAAGTGCTGCTAATTAACTAGGGGAGGCAGCTAACGGCTAACTTGGTTTGCTTAATGCTGCACTCTTTTACCATCATGCACTGTATACCtctgtgaaatttcaggaaggtatgaagatATGAAATATTATGTAGTGCTCAAGCCTAATGTGGACTGTATCTTTAAAACAATGTTCCATTTGACAACACTTTGTGAATCAGTATGCATTCTCCTGCAGGTGTGGTCTGGTCAGACCCAAACTGCTGAGGCCCTGCTGTCAACAGGCTGTGGCtctgtggccccaggccccatCATTGCTCCATACAACATCATCACAACCCGATTCCAGGGCACTGACGCCGGCAGAGGCTTCTCAGCGGTCTTCAGCACCAGTAAGAACCAGGCACAAAAGACAGCTCCACAGTGTCCATATgacctgactgactgacagataCAGCTCATGAATGTGAAACACAGTAGTCTTGATGATCAGGAGAGTGGAGTGAGGTATGAGGTGTTCTGTTCCAAAAGAGTGCAAACAAAGTctgatgtgttgtgtttttcagggtGTGGTGCAACCTTCACTGCCCCCAGCGGTCGTGTGGTTTCTCCAAATTATCCAGCCGACTATCCTAACTACTCCAACTGCAACTACACCATAGATGTTGGAGAACAGACTGTGGTCGTCCTCACCTTTCAGGTCTTCCAGATAGAAGGCAAGGATGAGCAACATACAGACAATCACCTGCAGATGTCTGGCCTTGCTTtctgaactttttaaaattattttgttttcttggttgtttgagttatttcttgtgtatgtgtgtctgttatGTAGCACACTCCACCTGTCTGTTTGATGGGGTGAAAATCTACAGCCTGGCTACTGGTGGCCCTCCCACTGCCACTGTGTGTGGCAGCAACATCCCTGGGCCCTTCTCCAGCTTTGGCCCCATGTTGGTCCATTTCTACTCGGACTCTGTGATCAGCGACAGTGGCTTCATGGCAACATACAGAACCTTTGGTAAGTAAggatgaaaagagaaagaagctAAT
Proteins encoded in this region:
- the LOC121964623 gene encoding cubilin-like, producing the protein KVWSGQTQTAEALLSTGCGSVAPGPIIAPYNIITTRFQGTDAGRGFSAVFSTRCGATFTAPSGRVVSPNYPADYPNYSNCNYTIDVGEQTVVVLTFQVFQIEGKDEQHTDNHLQMSGLAF